The Myxococcus fulvus genome has a window encoding:
- a CDS encoding M20/M25/M40 family metallo-hydrolase yields the protein MHMKRLGSLALMLGCVSAYAKAPEREVWITLGADAVTEVNAAFIVAGERIPALAGRKGDVVAMKLPESRIDLVSEVMHEKLKRCGGFLYHETEADALAELSVEGAPALAPSLAVTYSLDKAPVVNTLIGGMAAANIHGNIEYLSTEFPTRYYTSPHGVAAATWVRNLWAGYAGARAQTGGDVTVELFTHALWAQPSVILTIKGTQQVPAGDEEIVVLGGHLDSTNLSGSAAPGADDNASGISTLSEVIRVAMASNYQPLRTVKFMAYAAEEVGLRGSKEIADKAKNEGDKVVGVLQLDMTNYKGSVADVVLMTDFTNAAQNAFIGSLISTYVAGVQQATSACGYGCSDHASWNAAGFAASIPFEAMMGQHNSTIHTANDTLAVSNNNANHALKFAKVAGAYMVELAKGTATLSDPVAPTVALTAPTTGTTVSGTVTASATAQDNQGISRVEFLVDGAVVGTATTSPYSIAWNTAVIANGSHSVVARAYDLIGNTADSAPVTVTTSNSSGNAIFDPVLRVPRCANVSNMCDSTTLLVGRASLGPEANGPNTVNNSCADGINGTFHFDESNDRIKVSTVSGNPFAAGETVLIEATVWALAARPDKLDLYHAPNASSPVWTKITTLAPPAGGQHTLSATFTLPAGTNQVVRARFRKQGSAQPCYAGAYDDHDDIVFAVSP from the coding sequence ATGCATATGAAACGACTGGGTTCGTTGGCGTTGATGCTTGGCTGTGTCTCGGCGTACGCGAAGGCGCCGGAGCGCGAGGTGTGGATCACCCTCGGCGCGGATGCCGTCACGGAGGTGAACGCCGCGTTCATCGTCGCCGGAGAGCGGATTCCGGCGCTGGCGGGGCGCAAGGGCGACGTCGTCGCGATGAAGCTGCCCGAGTCTCGCATCGACCTCGTCTCCGAGGTGATGCACGAGAAGCTCAAGCGCTGTGGCGGCTTCCTCTACCACGAGACGGAGGCGGACGCGCTCGCGGAGCTGTCCGTCGAAGGTGCGCCCGCGCTGGCCCCCTCGCTGGCCGTGACGTACTCGCTGGACAAGGCTCCGGTGGTCAACACGCTCATCGGCGGAATGGCCGCGGCGAACATCCACGGCAACATCGAGTACCTCTCGACGGAGTTCCCCACGCGTTACTACACGTCTCCCCATGGCGTGGCCGCCGCCACCTGGGTGCGGAACCTGTGGGCGGGCTACGCCGGCGCGCGCGCGCAGACCGGCGGCGACGTCACCGTGGAGCTCTTCACCCACGCCCTGTGGGCGCAGCCGTCCGTCATCCTGACCATCAAGGGCACGCAGCAGGTGCCGGCGGGGGACGAGGAGATCGTCGTCCTGGGAGGCCACCTGGACTCCACCAACCTGTCGGGCTCCGCGGCGCCCGGCGCGGATGACAACGCGTCCGGCATCTCCACGCTCTCCGAGGTCATCCGCGTGGCCATGGCCTCCAACTACCAGCCGCTGCGCACGGTGAAGTTCATGGCCTACGCCGCCGAGGAGGTGGGCCTGCGCGGCTCCAAGGAGATCGCCGACAAGGCCAAGAACGAGGGCGACAAGGTCGTCGGTGTCCTCCAGCTCGACATGACGAACTACAAGGGCTCCGTGGCCGACGTCGTGCTGATGACGGACTTCACCAACGCGGCGCAGAACGCGTTCATCGGCAGCCTGATCTCCACCTACGTCGCCGGCGTGCAGCAGGCCACCTCGGCGTGTGGCTACGGCTGCTCGGACCACGCGTCCTGGAACGCGGCGGGCTTCGCGGCCTCCATCCCGTTCGAGGCGATGATGGGGCAGCACAACAGCACCATCCACACCGCCAATGACACCCTCGCGGTGAGCAACAACAACGCGAACCACGCGCTCAAGTTCGCCAAGGTCGCGGGCGCGTACATGGTGGAACTGGCGAAGGGCACCGCCACGCTGTCCGACCCCGTGGCGCCCACCGTGGCCCTCACCGCCCCGACGACGGGCACCACCGTGTCCGGCACGGTCACCGCCTCCGCGACCGCGCAGGACAACCAGGGCATCAGCCGCGTGGAGTTCCTGGTGGACGGCGCCGTCGTCGGCACCGCCACCACGTCCCCGTACTCCATCGCCTGGAACACCGCCGTCATCGCCAATGGCAGCCACTCCGTCGTCGCCCGGGCCTATGACCTCATCGGCAACACCGCCGACAGCGCCCCCGTCACGGTGACGACCAGCAATTCCTCCGGCAACGCCATCTTTGACCCGGTGCTGCGCGTCCCGCGCTGCGCGAACGTGTCCAACATGTGCGACTCCACCACGCTGCTCGTCGGCCGCGCGAGCCTGGGGCCCGAGGCGAACGGCCCCAACACCGTCAACAACTCGTGCGCGGACGGCATCAACGGCACCTTCCACTTCGACGAGTCGAATGACCGCATCAAGGTGTCCACCGTGAGCGGCAACCCCTTCGCCGCCGGTGAGACGGTGCTCATCGAGGCCACCGTGTGGGCCCTCGCCGCGCGCCCGGACAAGCTGGACCTGTACCACGCGCCCAACGCCAGCAGCCCGGTGTGGACGAAGATCACCACGCTCGCCCCTCCGGCGGGTGGTCAGCACACGCTGTCGGCCACCTTCACGCTGCCGGCGGGCACCAACCAGGTCGTGCGCGCGCGCTTCCGCAAGCAGGGCAGCGCCCAGCCGTGCTACGCGGGCGCCTACGACGACCACGACGACATCGTGTTCGCCGTCAGCCCGTAG
- a CDS encoding MogA/MoaB family molybdenum cofactor biosynthesis protein, giving the protein MHVSTFVVTCSDSRDASRDASGRVLREGLESAGHGVAGYVVVKDDPEAIRKAVAEAQSVGARAILFTGGTGIGRRDTTVETLRGLFEKELPGFGELFRMLSYKQIGSPAMMSRATAGTYQGMIIFALPGSPRAVQLALEALILPELGHAVRELTR; this is encoded by the coding sequence GTGCACGTCAGCACCTTCGTGGTGACGTGCTCCGACAGCCGCGATGCCTCACGTGACGCGAGCGGCCGTGTGCTGCGCGAGGGTCTCGAGTCCGCGGGCCACGGCGTCGCCGGCTACGTCGTCGTGAAGGACGACCCGGAGGCCATCCGGAAGGCGGTGGCCGAGGCGCAGTCGGTGGGCGCCCGGGCCATCCTCTTCACCGGGGGCACCGGCATCGGTCGACGCGACACCACGGTGGAGACGCTGCGAGGCCTCTTCGAGAAGGAGCTCCCAGGCTTCGGCGAGCTGTTTCGCATGCTCTCGTACAAGCAGATTGGCAGCCCGGCCATGATGTCGCGCGCGACCGCGGGCACGTATCAGGGGATGATCATCTTCGCCCTGCCGGGCTCGCCGCGGGCCGTGCAGCTCGCGCTGGAGGCGCTCATCCTCCCCGAGCTGGGCCACGCCGTACGGGAGCTGACCCGGTAA
- a CDS encoding Rieske (2Fe-2S) protein gives MTKIKLGPADFAEREMRGYEVGKRNVCIAKIHGRYKGLDDWCNHAGCLLSGGRIEDNMVVCPCHEVGFDMDTGKNETSPGVCDDQPTVSVEVQDGALVVELPDNT, from the coding sequence ATGACGAAGATCAAGCTCGGACCGGCGGACTTCGCCGAGAGGGAAATGCGCGGCTACGAAGTCGGCAAGCGCAATGTCTGCATCGCGAAGATTCACGGCCGTTACAAGGGCCTTGATGACTGGTGCAACCACGCGGGCTGTTTGCTGTCGGGCGGACGCATCGAGGACAACATGGTGGTCTGCCCCTGCCATGAGGTCGGCTTCGACATGGACACGGGGAAGAACGAGACCTCGCCCGGGGTCTGTGACGACCAACCGACAGTGAGCGTCGAGGTCCAGGACGGCGCCCTCGTCGTCGAGCTCCCCGACAACACCTGA